The Aeromicrobium yanjiei genome includes a region encoding these proteins:
- the gatC gene encoding Asp-tRNA(Asn)/Glu-tRNA(Gln) amidotransferase subunit GatC: protein MSEPVTGISRDDVVHLAGLARIDLSDAELDHLAAELPAILDHVASVQRAAGDDVPAMSHPVPVDNVFREDVVRPSLSPEDALAGAPASDQQRFLVPKILGED, encoded by the coding sequence ATGTCTGAGCCCGTCACGGGTATCTCGCGCGACGACGTCGTCCACCTGGCCGGCCTCGCCCGCATCGACCTCAGCGACGCTGAGCTCGACCACCTCGCCGCAGAGCTGCCGGCGATCCTCGACCACGTCGCGAGCGTCCAGCGCGCCGCCGGCGACGACGTCCCGGCGATGAGCCACCCGGTCCCCGTCGACAACGTCTTCCGCGAGGACGTCGTCCGGCCGAGCCTGAGCCCCGAGGACGCGCTGGCCGGCGCCCCGGCGTCCGATCAGCAGCGCTTCCTCGTGCCCAAGATCCTCG